The sequence GCCCATGTGCAGAACCACGATCTGCTGCGGCTGCGCTTCGCCACCGTGCTGCGGATCAGCACCCGGGCCACCGCGCTGGGCACCGGGCTGCTGCTGCTCGCCCAGCTGATCTGGGTGCCGGGCCCGCTCACGGCGGGCGGGGCGCTCGGCGTGGTGGTGCGGGCGGCCCTGCTGGCCGTCCTCGCCGAACTCGCCAGCCGGGCGTTCCTACGGCTGCGGGAGCACCAGGCCGACGTCCGCGCCGCCGGTGGCGACCCGGACGGCATCCGGGTCGCCCTGCACCGGGGGCCTGAGGCACCCCGGGGGCTGCCGAGCCGGCTGTGGGAGCGGCTGTGGGACCGGCACCCGAGCGTGGCGACCCGCCTCGCCGCGCTGGCCGACCCGACCGCCGCGCTCACCTTCCCGCTCGGGCAGCTCTTCGCCGGCGGCGTGTTCACCGCGGTCGCGCTGACCAACGCGCAACTCCTGGTCGACCTGATGATCGACGACGAGGTGCTGGCCGTACCGGCGGGCGAGGAGGTGCTCTGGGGTGGGCTCGCCGTACTGGCGCTCGCCGCGATCCAGCCGGCGATCTTCCTGGCCGACGGCGTGTGGCGCGACGTACGAGGACGGCAGCTCGCGGGGCGCCCGGGGCGACCCGCCGCGCTCGGGGCGGTCTTCGCCGCCGGACTGCTCGCCGGGGCGTGCCTCGCCCCGTACGCCGGACTGGTCCACCAGCCACGGCCGGACGGGTGGCCGCTGCTGCCGAGCCTGGTCGTGCTCGTTGCGGCGGCGGTGCTGCTCTGCCGGTGGCTGACCGGGCTGGTGCGGCGGGCCGCCCCGACCACCTCCGTGGGTCGCCGGGTCCTGCTGCTGCCGGCGTTGCCGGTCGGGGTCGGCGTGCTGCTGCTGGCCTGGGAGACGCTGCTGTGGGTGGGCGGCCGGGCGTACGAGTGCGACCACTACCCGGTCGAGTGCGGACCGCTGGACACCGGACGGCTGGCGCTGCGGGTGGCCGGCACGCCGTGGGCGGTCGCGGTGCTGTCGCTGGCCACCCTCGCGCTGCTGGTGGTGACGCTGCGCCGGAGCACCCGGGGTGCCCTGGTCACGGCGGCCGGGGCGGCCCTGTCGGGCGCGCTGCTCGTGTTGGCGCTGCCCCGGCTGGGGGTCGCCGACGCGCTGGCGCTCGACGTCTGGACGTCGCTGGACCCCCGGCTCGGCACCCCGGTCGCCGCGCTCGCCCTCCAGGTGGCGCTGCTGGTGGCCGTGCCACTGGCGATCCTGCTGCCCCGGGCCTCGGCCGGCCCGCTCGCCGCCGGGGCGGGGTGGCTGGTGCTGGCGGCGGGGCTGGACGCACAGCTGGCCGAGTGGGCCGACGGTCCCGTGGCGGCCCGGCCCGAGGACCTGACGTACGCGGTGGGGACCTTCCTCGGTCAGGCGCTCGCGGTCGTCCTGCTGGGCGTCGCCGCGGGTATCCTGATCGGCCGGCGGCGCGGGCGGAGGCCGGCCGGCGCGCCACGCCCCCGGCAGCGGAAGCGGACCTATCAGCTCGCCGACGAGGTCGGGTAGCCGTACAGGTCCAGCAGCCGCCCCCGGGACGCCTGGAGCCGGTCCACCACCACGCTCATGAACCGGGTGGTGAGCTGCCGGCCGAGCACGTCGTCGGAGTCCATCAACCGGCGCACCCCCGCGGCGGTGAACTCCACCGTCGTGGTGCGCCGCACGGCGACCGCGCCGAACTGCCAGCGGTACGGCGGGAAGAGCCAGGACCAGCCCAGCACCCCGCCCGGACCGATCATCTCGATGCCGACGTCGCCCCGCCCGGGCACCGGGAAGTCCAGCGCCACCTCGCCGCCCCGGACCAGCCAGAACCGCTCCGCCGGCTGGCCGGCGCGGAACAGCCGGTGGCCGGGATGCCAGGCCACCGGCCGGGCGTACCCGGTCAGCCGGGGCAGCCACTCCGGCGGCAGCCCGGCCAGGAACGGGTGCTCACGCAGCATGTCCAGCGGGGTCATGGGCTGGTCCTCCTCACCTCGGCGGGGCCGGGGGACCTCGGTGTCCTGACTCCATTGCACACCGTGAGGGCCGACGACGTCAGGGCCGATGGTCCCGGCCCCGGCGACCGAAAGGCCGCCGCCGTCCGGCCGCCGCCGACGCCCCCGGGCGAAGACGCCCGGGCACTGACGCCCGGTGGCGGCGCGCGGGCCGGCGCCGAATGCCCGTGCCGTGCGCCGGGTACGTCGACAATGAGCTGACGAGTCGTGGGAGGGCTGATGAACCGACCGGTCGTGGCGGGCGTCGACGGATCGCCGTCCAGCCTGGTCGCCGCCGAGCATGCGGCCCGCGCCGCCGCGCTGCGCCGCCGGCCGCTGCACCTGGTGCACGGCTACCTGCACCCGCTCGGGTACGGGGTGCCGCTCAACCCGTACGACCTGGGGTTGCCGGCGCCGACCGAGGAGTCGGAGAAGATGCTGGAGCGGACCGCGGCGGAGCTCGCCGACCGCTGGCCCGGACTGGCCGTCGAGGTACGCCAGGTGGCCGGCGGGCCGGGCGCCACCCTGATCGAGGAGTCCCGCCGCGCCGAGCTGGTGGTGGTGGGCAGCCGGGGACTGGGCGGCTTCGCCGGGCTGCTGCTCGGCTCGGTCGGCGCCCAGGTCGCCGCGCACGCGCACTGCCCGGTGCTGGTGGTCCGCCCTGAGGAGCAGCCGATCCCGGTGGACGGGCCGGTGGTGGTCGGCGTGGACGGCTCGGAGCCGGCCCGGCTGGCCGCCGGGTACGCCGCCGACGAGGCGGCCCGCCGCGACGTGCCGCTGGTGCTGGTGCACGTCGGCCCGCCCGACGGGGACCGTCCGGTGCCGGAGGAGGTCGAGGAGTCCCAGGCCGCGTACCAGGCCGAGGCGGTACGGCTGCTGGCCGAGGCGTCCGCCGCCGTCCGGGCCGATCACCCGGACCTGGTGGTGCGCGAGCACCCGGTCCGGGCGGCCGGCGCGGCGCAGGGGCTGATCGAGGCGAGCGGTGCGGCCTCGGTGCTGGCGATCGGCACCCGGGGCCGGGGCGGCTTCGCCGGGCTGCTGCTCGGCTCGGTCAGCCAGGCGGTGGTGCACCACGCGCACTGCCCGGTCCTGGTCGCCCACCCGTACGACCGGGTGGAGTGACCGCTCAGCTGTCCCGGCGGCCGAGGAGCTGCGCGAAGTCGGTGGTGAGGGCGAACGGGTCGGCCGGGCCGGTCGACGGCGGTCGCCGCTCGACCTGGTCGGCCAGCTCCGCGCCGGCGCGCCGGATCCGGCCGCGCAGCGCGCCGTCGGCGGTGCCGCCCGACCAGTCCTCCGGAGCGGCGAAGACCGCGGTGGGGACCACCACGGCCCGCAGGTAGCCGAACATCGGGCGGAGAGCGTGCTCCAGGGCGAGCGAGTGCCGCGCGGTGCCGCCGGTCGCGGCGATCAGCACCGGCCGGTCGACCAGCGACCCGGACTCCACCACGTCGAAGAAGGACTTGAACAGCCCGTTGTACGACGCGTTGAAGATCGGCGTGACCGCCACGATCCCGTCCGCGCCGCTCACCGCGTCCAGGGCATCGCGCAGCGCCGCCGACGGGAACCCGGTGAGCATGTTGTTCACCACGTCGTGCGCGTGGTCGCGCAGCTCGACGGTGCGCAGCTCGACCTCGTGGCCGCGCCGGACCAGCTCGTCGCGGGCGGCCGCGGCGAGCTGGTCGGCGAGCAGTCGGGTCGAGGAGGGCTGGCTGAGGCCGGCCGAGACCACGGCCAGGGTGCGCCGGGTCATCGGGTCGCCTCCCTACCGGCCAGGCCGGCGGCGTCCCGGGCGGCGAGCAACGAGGCGTGGGTGGGCGCCTCGAGCACGTGCGCGGGGCGCAGCCCGTCGAACTCCTTGCGCAGCACGGGAACGACCTCCTCGCCGAGGATGTCCAGCTGCTCCAGGACGGTCTTCAGCGGCAGGCCGGCGTGGTCGACGAGGAAGAGCTGCCGCTGGTAGTCACCGACGTACTCGCGGAAGCCCAGCGTGCGGTCGATGACCTGCTGGGGGCTGCCCACGGTCAGCGGGGTCTCCCGGCTGAACTCCTCCAGCGACGGGCCGTGTCCGTAGACCGGGGCGTTGTCGAAGTACGGCCGGAACTCCCGGACCGCGTCCTGCGAGTTCTTCCGGACGAACAGCTGCCCGCCGAGGCCGACGATGGCCTGCTCCGGGCTGCCGTGCCCGTAGTGGGCGAAGCGCTGCCGGTAGAGCCCGACCATCCGCTGGGTGTGCTCCTTGGGCCAGAAGATGTGGTTGGCGAAGAAGCCGTCGCCGTAGTACGCGGCCTGCTCGGCGATCTCCGGGCTGCGGATCGAGCCGTGCCAGACGAACGGCGGCACGCCGTCGAGCGGGCGCGGCGTCGAGGTGAACGACTGCAACGGGGTACGGAAACGGCCCTGCCAGTCGACCACGTCCTCGCGCCAGAGCCGGCGCAGCAGGTCGTAGTTCTCGATGGCCAGCGGGATGCCGTTGCGGATGTCCTGCCCGAACCACGGGTAGACCGGCCCGGTGTTGCCGCGACCCATCATCAGGTCCACCCGGCCGTCGGCCAGGTGCTGGAGCATGGCGTAGTCCTCGGCGATCTTCACCGGGTCGTTGGTGGTGATCAGCGTGGTCGAGGTGGAGAGCAACAGCCGCTCGGTACGGGCCGCGATGTAGCCGAGCATGGTGGTGGGCGACGACGGCACGAACGGGGGGTTGTGGTGCTCGCCGGTGGCGAAGACGTCGAGGCCGACCTCCTCGGCCTTCAGCGCGATGGCCACCATCGCCTTGATCCGCTCATGCTCGGTCGGTTCCCGACCGTTGGTCGGGTCGACCGTGACGTCACCGACGGTGAAGACTCCGAACTGCATGACCAGCTCCTCGCGTGGGAAGACCGGGGCCGCGGTGGCCACCCGGACGCTGCCCACAACATATTTGACGAGTCAACTATTCCG comes from Micromonospora purpureochromogenes and encodes:
- a CDS encoding universal stress protein, with translation MNRPVVAGVDGSPSSLVAAEHAARAAALRRRPLHLVHGYLHPLGYGVPLNPYDLGLPAPTEESEKMLERTAAELADRWPGLAVEVRQVAGGPGATLIEESRRAELVVVGSRGLGGFAGLLLGSVGAQVAAHAHCPVLVVRPEEQPIPVDGPVVVGVDGSEPARLAAGYAADEAARRDVPLVLVHVGPPDGDRPVPEEVEESQAAYQAEAVRLLAEASAAVRADHPDLVVREHPVRAAGAAQGLIEASGAASVLAIGTRGRGGFAGLLLGSVSQAVVHHAHCPVLVAHPYDRVE
- a CDS encoding FMN reductase, whose protein sequence is MTRRTLAVVSAGLSQPSSTRLLADQLAAAARDELVRRGHEVELRTVELRDHAHDVVNNMLTGFPSAALRDALDAVSGADGIVAVTPIFNASYNGLFKSFFDVVESGSLVDRPVLIAATGGTARHSLALEHALRPMFGYLRAVVVPTAVFAAPEDWSGGTADGALRGRIRRAGAELADQVERRPPSTGPADPFALTTDFAQLLGRRDS
- a CDS encoding cyclic nucleotide-binding domain-containing protein produces the protein MTPLDMLREHPFLAGLPPEWLPRLTGYARPVAWHPGHRLFRAGQPAERFWLVRGGEVALDFPVPGRGDVGIEMIGPGGVLGWSWLFPPYRWQFGAVAVRRTTTVEFTAAGVRRLMDSDDVLGRQLTTRFMSVVVDRLQASRGRLLDLYGYPTSSAS
- a CDS encoding M48 family metalloprotease, which gives rise to MSAPATVWRGRPDETGFLLLPLGALVFSSAVLLAVVFGLTVLARPGCGLGDVLNHPCSEMFVRMSNFFNLMAVPGVVLFAWQTLRQRRHTRPLEPGMFRAAEEVIAEVLASVALRRPTPVLLGTRLGRRAFTGGTGDKPYVALGPELLATAAKGPEGRAVFEAVLRHELAHVQNHDLLRLRFATVLRISTRATALGTGLLLLAQLIWVPGPLTAGGALGVVVRAALLAVLAELASRAFLRLREHQADVRAAGGDPDGIRVALHRGPEAPRGLPSRLWERLWDRHPSVATRLAALADPTAALTFPLGQLFAGGVFTAVALTNAQLLVDLMIDDEVLAVPAGEEVLWGGLAVLALAAIQPAIFLADGVWRDVRGRQLAGRPGRPAALGAVFAAGLLAGACLAPYAGLVHQPRPDGWPLLPSLVVLVAAAVLLCRWLTGLVRRAAPTTSVGRRVLLLPALPVGVGVLLLAWETLLWVGGRAYECDHYPVECGPLDTGRLALRVAGTPWAVAVLSLATLALLVVTLRRSTRGALVTAAGAALSGALLVLALPRLGVADALALDVWTSLDPRLGTPVAALALQVALLVAVPLAILLPRASAGPLAAGAGWLVLAAGLDAQLAEWADGPVAARPEDLTYAVGTFLGQALAVVLLGVAAGILIGRRRGRRPAGAPRPRQRKRTYQLADEVG
- a CDS encoding LLM class flavin-dependent oxidoreductase: MQFGVFTVGDVTVDPTNGREPTEHERIKAMVAIALKAEEVGLDVFATGEHHNPPFVPSSPTTMLGYIAARTERLLLSTSTTLITTNDPVKIAEDYAMLQHLADGRVDLMMGRGNTGPVYPWFGQDIRNGIPLAIENYDLLRRLWREDVVDWQGRFRTPLQSFTSTPRPLDGVPPFVWHGSIRSPEIAEQAAYYGDGFFANHIFWPKEHTQRMVGLYRQRFAHYGHGSPEQAIVGLGGQLFVRKNSQDAVREFRPYFDNAPVYGHGPSLEEFSRETPLTVGSPQQVIDRTLGFREYVGDYQRQLFLVDHAGLPLKTVLEQLDILGEEVVPVLRKEFDGLRPAHVLEAPTHASLLAARDAAGLAGREATR